The following are encoded together in the Thiobacillus sp. SCUT-2 genome:
- a CDS encoding DUF485 domain-containing protein: MASPQPDWAAIDRDPRFQALHKKKSSFLWGLMVFSIVFYFLLPFGAAYFQDLFKVKVWGPLNVGLLFALSEFVVAWVIAAVYAKRANREFDAMAAEIARDAHNIKGSK, encoded by the coding sequence ATGGCAAGTCCGCAACCGGATTGGGCCGCGATCGACCGGGATCCGCGGTTCCAGGCGCTCCACAAGAAGAAATCATCCTTCCTGTGGGGTTTGATGGTGTTTTCCATCGTCTTCTATTTTCTGCTTCCTTTCGGGGCCGCCTATTTCCAGGACCTGTTCAAGGTCAAGGTATGGGGCCCGCTCAACGTGGGCCTGCTGTTCGCGCTCTCCGAGTTCGTCGTGGCCTGGGTGATCGCAGCGGTGTACGCCAAGCGCGCCAACCGGGAGTTCGACGCCATGGCGGCCGAAATCGCCCGTGACGCCCACAACATCAAGGGGAGCAAATAA
- a CDS encoding solute symporter family protein: protein MTGRFKPYLAGAAALFASGLAHAGEGAVADEWKWLTFAVFGGIIALTMYITWWAAKRVHTTSEFYAAGRSVSGFQNGWAIAGDYLSAASFLGIAGLIALYGYDGFMYSVGFLVAYITVLLVIAEPCRNIGKYTLGDILAFRNNPKAAKTIAAVSTITVSIFYLTAQMVGGGVLIKTLIGIDYEVSVIGVGVLMLAYVVFGGMVATTWVQIVKAILLVVASLVMVALVWAPYGFSLPGFLDHAVHDEGIQKQVAKLLGTAAANMTPEELGQRFLEPGLFLKNPIDQISLGMALVLGTAGLPHILMRFFTVPNAQEARKSVVWAMVIIGGFYVLTLFLGLGAALNVGPANIVALDKGGNMAAPILAQYLGGGADSMMGNFFLAFVAAVAFATIVAVVAGLVLASASAMAHDIYVGVIRGDHATPDEQVKAARVASVIVGVVAIVIGIAAKGQNVAHLVGMAFAVAASGNLPAVLLTLYWRRCNTGGVVLGMLVGSFSAIALVMVSPNLTYPQAVIKEAKAVLEGTPAKDAVPAKASEGFVCELFAVCQNAEAAKPAAEAKPGAIENLAKLNEKIAALSDPAELDKAKKEAGKLEKDIKKAQDDLKKFEGQTTNLVGIEKPFFRLKNPGIISIPLGFLMVILGSLLFRDKRAEDMWDELYVRQNTGIHAEGATAH, encoded by the coding sequence ATGACGGGACGCTTCAAACCCTATCTTGCCGGCGCCGCGGCGCTCTTCGCCTCCGGGCTCGCCCATGCAGGCGAAGGCGCGGTCGCCGACGAATGGAAGTGGCTGACCTTCGCGGTCTTCGGCGGCATCATCGCGCTGACCATGTACATCACCTGGTGGGCCGCCAAGCGCGTGCACACCACCAGTGAGTTCTATGCCGCCGGACGTTCCGTTTCCGGCTTCCAGAACGGCTGGGCGATCGCGGGCGACTACCTGTCGGCCGCGTCCTTCCTCGGCATCGCCGGCCTCATCGCGCTGTACGGCTACGACGGCTTCATGTACTCGGTCGGCTTCCTGGTCGCCTACATCACCGTGCTGCTGGTCATCGCCGAGCCCTGCCGCAACATCGGCAAGTACACGCTCGGCGACATCCTGGCGTTCCGCAACAACCCCAAGGCCGCGAAGACCATCGCCGCGGTCTCGACCATCACCGTGTCGATCTTCTACCTGACCGCGCAGATGGTCGGTGGCGGCGTGCTGATCAAGACGCTGATCGGCATCGACTATGAAGTGTCGGTGATCGGCGTCGGCGTGCTGATGCTGGCCTACGTGGTGTTCGGCGGCATGGTCGCGACGACCTGGGTGCAAATCGTCAAGGCGATCCTGCTGGTGGTCGCTTCGCTGGTGATGGTCGCGCTGGTGTGGGCGCCCTACGGCTTCTCGCTGCCCGGCTTCCTGGACCACGCGGTCCACGACGAGGGCATCCAGAAGCAGGTCGCCAAGCTGCTCGGCACCGCCGCGGCAAACATGACGCCGGAGGAACTGGGCCAGCGCTTCCTCGAGCCCGGCCTGTTCCTGAAGAACCCGATCGACCAGATCTCGCTGGGCATGGCGCTGGTGCTGGGCACGGCGGGCCTGCCGCACATCCTGATGCGCTTCTTCACCGTGCCGAACGCACAGGAAGCGCGCAAGTCGGTGGTGTGGGCGATGGTCATCATCGGCGGCTTCTACGTCCTGACCCTGTTCCTGGGCCTGGGCGCGGCGCTCAACGTCGGTCCCGCCAACATCGTCGCGCTCGACAAGGGCGGCAACATGGCCGCGCCGATCCTCGCCCAGTACCTGGGTGGGGGCGCCGATTCGATGATGGGCAACTTCTTCCTCGCCTTCGTCGCCGCGGTGGCCTTCGCCACCATCGTCGCGGTGGTCGCGGGCCTGGTGCTGGCTTCCGCCTCGGCGATGGCGCACGACATCTACGTCGGCGTGATCCGCGGCGACCATGCCACGCCCGATGAGCAGGTGAAGGCGGCGCGCGTCGCCTCCGTCATCGTCGGCGTCGTGGCCATCGTCATCGGCATCGCGGCCAAGGGCCAGAACGTCGCCCACCTGGTCGGCATGGCCTTCGCGGTGGCGGCGTCGGGCAACCTGCCCGCCGTCCTGCTGACGCTGTACTGGAGGCGCTGCAACACCGGCGGCGTGGTGCTCGGTATGCTGGTCGGCTCGTTCTCCGCGATCGCCCTGGTGATGGTCTCGCCCAACCTGACGTATCCGCAGGCGGTGATCAAGGAAGCCAAGGCCGTGCTCGAAGGTACCCCGGCCAAGGATGCGGTGCCGGCCAAGGCCAGCGAAGGCTTCGTCTGCGAACTCTTCGCGGTGTGCCAGAACGCCGAGGCCGCCAAGCCGGCCGCCGAGGCGAAGCCCGGCGCGATCGAGAACCTCGCCAAGCTGAACGAAAAGATCGCGGCGTTGAGCGACCCGGCGGAGCTGGACAAGGCCAAGAAGGAAGCCGGCAAGCTCGAGAAGGACATCAAGAAGGCGCAGGACGACCTGAAGAAGTTCGAAGGCCAGACCACCAACCTGGTCGGCATCGAGAAGCCCTT